Proteins encoded in a region of the Sphingomonas japonica genome:
- a CDS encoding CoA-acylating methylmalonate-semialdehyde dehydrogenase, whose protein sequence is MRTIDHLIVGGAGGGGGRTSPVYDPNTGKIQAEVRLGDQTTLDAAVAAAQAAQPGWAATNPQRRARVMFEFKRLVEANMDELAALLSSEHGKVIADSKGDVQRGLEVIEFCCGIPHVLKGEYTQGAGPGIDVYSMRQPLGIGAGITPFNFPAMIPLWMSGVAIATGNAFILKPSERDPSVPVRLAELFREAGLPEGILQVVHGDKEMVDAILDHPAIAAVSFVGSSDIAHYVYRRGVAAGKRVQAMGGAKNHGIVMPDADLDQVVHDLSGAAFGSAGERCMALPVVVPVGEETADRLREKLIPAIEKLRVGVSTDSEAHYGPVVNAAHKQRIETWIQTGVDEGAELVVDGRGFSLQGHEEGFFVGPTLFDRVTPEMSAYKEEIFGPVLQIVRAPDFETAVRLPSEHQYGNGVAIFTRNGHAAREFAARVNVGMVGINVPIPVPVAYHTFGGWKRSAFGDTNQHGMEGVKFWTKVKTVTQRWPDGGVGDAANAFVIPTMG, encoded by the coding sequence ATGCGCACGATCGACCATCTGATCGTCGGCGGTGCGGGCGGCGGCGGTGGACGGACTTCACCGGTGTATGATCCGAATACCGGCAAGATCCAGGCAGAGGTCCGGCTCGGCGACCAGACCACACTCGACGCCGCGGTAGCCGCGGCACAGGCGGCGCAACCAGGCTGGGCGGCCACCAACCCGCAGCGACGCGCGCGGGTGATGTTCGAGTTCAAGCGGCTGGTCGAGGCCAATATGGACGAGCTCGCCGCGCTGCTTTCGTCCGAACATGGCAAGGTCATCGCCGATTCGAAGGGCGACGTTCAGCGCGGGCTGGAGGTGATCGAATTCTGCTGCGGCATCCCGCACGTGCTCAAGGGCGAATATACCCAGGGCGCGGGGCCGGGGATCGACGTCTATTCGATGCGCCAGCCGCTCGGCATTGGCGCGGGCATCACGCCGTTCAACTTTCCGGCGATGATCCCTCTATGGATGTCGGGGGTGGCGATCGCGACCGGCAACGCCTTCATCCTCAAGCCGAGCGAGCGCGACCCGTCGGTGCCGGTGCGGCTGGCCGAGCTGTTCCGTGAGGCCGGGTTGCCCGAGGGTATCCTCCAGGTCGTGCATGGCGACAAGGAGATGGTCGACGCGATCCTCGACCATCCGGCGATTGCGGCGGTGAGCTTCGTGGGAAGCTCGGACATCGCGCATTATGTCTATCGGCGCGGCGTCGCGGCGGGCAAGCGCGTGCAGGCGATGGGCGGGGCCAAGAATCACGGCATCGTCATGCCTGATGCCGATCTCGACCAGGTGGTGCACGACCTGTCGGGCGCGGCGTTCGGATCGGCGGGCGAGCGATGCATGGCGCTGCCGGTGGTGGTGCCGGTCGGCGAGGAGACCGCCGATCGCCTGCGCGAAAAGCTCATCCCGGCGATCGAGAAGCTGCGCGTCGGAGTCTCGACCGACAGCGAGGCGCATTACGGCCCGGTGGTGAACGCCGCGCACAAGCAGCGCATCGAGACCTGGATCCAGACCGGCGTCGACGAAGGCGCCGAACTGGTCGTCGACGGGCGCGGGTTCAGCTTGCAGGGGCATGAGGAAGGTTTCTTCGTCGGCCCGACGCTGTTCGACCGGGTCACGCCGGAGATGTCGGCGTACAAGGAGGAGATTTTCGGGCCGGTGCTGCAGATCGTGCGCGCGCCCGATTTCGAGACTGCGGTGCGGCTGCCGAGCGAGCATCAGTATGGCAATGGCGTCGCGATCTTCACCCGCAACGGCCACGCCGCGCGTGAATTCGCGGCGCGGGTCAATGTCGGAATGGTCGGGATCAACGTGCCGATCCCGGTGCCGGTCGCGTATCACACCTTCGGCGGATGGAAGCGCAGCGCGTTCGGCGACACCAACCAGCACGGCATGGAAGGCGTCAAGTTCTGGACCAAGGTCAAGACGGTGACGCAGCGCTGGCCGGATGGCGGGGTCGGCGACGCCGCCAACGCGTTCGTCATTCCGACGATGGGGTGA
- a CDS encoding GNAT family N-acetyltransferase: MRALRGDDADALHPILSDAALMTWWSSAPQASVETTRDYITPRASDGPWRSWAITLDGSDTAIGWVSAGLRRAKVIELGYLLGRAHWGGGIAREAASGLLDYLFEVEGMRRVFADIDPDNRGSVALIEALGFKLEGVLREEWETHIGVRDSAIYGLLAREWAQRQH; encoded by the coding sequence CTGCGCGCGCTGCGCGGTGACGATGCCGATGCGCTGCACCCGATCCTGTCGGACGCAGCGCTGATGACATGGTGGTCGAGCGCGCCGCAGGCCAGCGTCGAGACGACGCGCGACTATATCACGCCGCGCGCCAGCGACGGGCCGTGGCGCAGCTGGGCGATCACGCTGGATGGCAGCGATACCGCGATCGGCTGGGTGTCTGCAGGGCTGCGGCGTGCGAAGGTGATCGAGCTCGGATATCTTCTCGGCCGGGCGCACTGGGGCGGGGGCATCGCGCGCGAGGCGGCGAGCGGGCTGCTCGACTATCTGTTCGAAGTCGAAGGCATGCGCCGCGTGTTCGCCGACATCGACCCCGACAATCGCGGTTCGGTGGCGCTGATCGAAGCGCTCGGCTTCAAGTTGGAAGGCGTGCTGCGCGAGGAATGGGAAACGCACATCGGCGTTCGCGACAGTGCGATCTATGGCCTGCTCGCGCGCGAATGGGCGCAGCGGCAGCACTAG
- a CDS encoding acyl-CoA dehydrogenase family protein: MTNQFDLTDDQREIQELARRFTADRITPFAAEWDEKHLFPRDTIKAAAELGFAAIYVSEESGGIGLGRLESALIMEAMAYGCPSTSAFISIHNMAAWMLDRFGSQTVKEKYLPRLVAMDWIASYCLTEPSSGSDAAALKTRAVRDGDHYVVTGSKQFISGGGENELYLVMVRTGEDGPKGISCLAIEKDMPGVSFGANEKKLGWHSQPTRQVILEEVRVPIENLVGGEGEGFRIAMMGLDGGRLNIGACSLGGAQRCLDESIAYTKDRQQFGQPIAEFQNTQFMLADMATDLEAARALLYVAAAKVTANAPDKTRFAAMAKRLATDSGSKIVNDALQLHGGYGYLQDYPIERFWRDLRVHSILEGTNQVMRMIVGRDLVRQG; the protein is encoded by the coding sequence ATGACCAATCAGTTCGACCTCACGGACGACCAGCGCGAGATCCAGGAGCTCGCGCGGCGTTTCACCGCTGACCGCATCACTCCGTTCGCGGCGGAATGGGACGAGAAGCACCTGTTTCCGCGCGACACGATCAAGGCGGCGGCGGAGCTTGGCTTTGCGGCGATCTACGTCTCCGAGGAGTCGGGCGGGATCGGTCTGGGGCGGCTCGAATCCGCGCTGATCATGGAAGCCATGGCCTATGGTTGCCCATCGACCAGCGCGTTCATTTCGATCCACAACATGGCGGCGTGGATGCTCGACCGGTTCGGGAGCCAAACGGTCAAGGAGAAGTATCTGCCGCGGCTCGTGGCGATGGACTGGATCGCGTCCTATTGCCTCACAGAACCGTCGTCGGGGTCCGACGCCGCCGCGCTCAAGACGCGCGCGGTGCGCGACGGCGACCATTATGTCGTGACTGGCAGCAAGCAGTTCATTTCCGGCGGCGGCGAGAACGAGCTGTATCTGGTGATGGTGCGCACCGGCGAGGACGGTCCGAAGGGCATTTCGTGCCTGGCGATCGAGAAGGACATGCCGGGCGTCAGTTTCGGTGCGAACGAGAAGAAGCTCGGCTGGCATTCGCAGCCGACGCGCCAGGTTATCCTCGAGGAGGTCCGCGTTCCGATCGAGAATCTGGTCGGCGGCGAGGGCGAGGGCTTTCGCATCGCGATGATGGGTCTCGACGGCGGGCGGCTCAACATCGGCGCGTGCTCGCTGGGCGGGGCGCAGCGCTGCCTCGACGAAAGCATCGCCTATACCAAGGATCGCCAGCAATTCGGCCAGCCGATCGCCGAGTTCCAGAATACGCAGTTCATGCTGGCCGACATGGCGACCGATCTGGAGGCGGCGCGCGCGCTGCTCTACGTCGCTGCGGCCAAGGTGACGGCGAACGCGCCCGACAAGACGCGGTTCGCGGCGATGGCCAAGCGGCTGGCGACCGATTCGGGATCGAAGATCGTCAACGACGCGCTGCAACTGCACGGCGGCTACGGCTATCTGCAGGACTATCCGATCGAACGCTTCTGGCGCGACCTGCGGGTGCATTCGATCCTGGAAGGAACCAACCAGGTGATGCGGATGATCGTCGGACGCGATCTGGTGCGGCAGGGATGA
- a CDS encoding GIY-YIG nuclease family protein, producing the protein MEKVPTVYIVASQRNGTVYTGVTSDLMARIHQHRTKAFKGFTAKHSCDRLVWFEVHETMASAILREKQVKNWRRDWKLALIEQDNPRWYDLAETLGFEPLIAPQPSSRT; encoded by the coding sequence GTGGAAAAGGTCCCGACCGTCTATATCGTCGCCAGCCAGCGTAACGGCACGGTCTACACCGGCGTGACCTCGGACCTCATGGCGCGCATTCATCAGCATCGTACAAAGGCTTTCAAAGGCTTCACCGCAAAACATAGCTGCGACCGACTCGTCTGGTTTGAAGTCCACGAGACGATGGCATCGGCGATCCTGCGCGAAAAGCAGGTCAAGAATTGGCGACGCGATTGGAAACTCGCGCTGATCGAGCAGGATAATCCACGCTGGTACGACCTTGCCGAGACCCTCGGCTTCGAGCCGCTCATTGCGCCCCAGCCGTCATCCCGGACTTGA
- a CDS encoding polysaccharide deacetylase family protein, with translation MPGPAAAQKRIALTFDDVPRGAGAFMSVEERGARLIAALDEAGVEQAAFFVNPGSLADPAVAGGETRIAAYVRAGHVIANHSFSHPALTDLSAAEYLANIDRAEEWLKRQPGHRPWFRFPFLNEGRDDKAKRDAVRAGLAQRGLANGYVTADASDWHIEALTLAAKAAGKPIDMDGLRDLYVESHVEAAEFNEALAIETVGHPIAQVMLLHETDIAALYVADLVAALKANGWTIITADAAYADPIAARAADVDVPSAQGTLTEAIAWEKGLPAPRWYERNDTRVLDALFAQRVLKEEAP, from the coding sequence GTGCCCGGCCCCGCCGCCGCGCAGAAGCGCATCGCGCTCACCTTCGACGACGTGCCGCGCGGGGCGGGGGCGTTCATGAGCGTCGAGGAGCGCGGCGCGCGATTGATCGCGGCGCTCGACGAGGCGGGCGTCGAACAGGCGGCGTTCTTCGTCAATCCGGGGTCGCTGGCCGATCCGGCGGTGGCCGGCGGCGAGACGCGCATCGCCGCCTATGTCCGGGCGGGGCATGTCATCGCCAATCACAGCTTCTCGCACCCCGCGCTTACCGATCTCAGCGCGGCCGAGTATCTCGCCAACATCGATCGCGCCGAGGAGTGGCTGAAGCGGCAGCCGGGACATCGGCCGTGGTTTCGCTTTCCGTTCCTGAACGAAGGCCGCGACGACAAGGCCAAGCGCGACGCGGTGCGGGCCGGGCTGGCGCAGCGCGGGCTCGCCAACGGCTATGTCACTGCCGACGCGTCGGACTGGCATATCGAGGCGCTGACGCTGGCGGCAAAGGCGGCGGGCAAGCCCATCGACATGGACGGCTTGCGCGACCTGTATGTCGAGAGCCATGTCGAGGCGGCCGAGTTCAACGAGGCGCTGGCGATCGAGACCGTCGGGCATCCGATCGCGCAGGTCATGCTGCTGCACGAGACGGATATTGCGGCACTGTACGTCGCCGATCTGGTCGCGGCGCTGAAGGCCAACGGCTGGACGATCATCACCGCCGACGCCGCCTATGCCGATCCGATCGCGGCGCGCGCGGCGGACGTCGATGTGCCGTCGGCGCAGGGAACGCTGACCGAGGCGATCGCCTGGGAGAAAGGATTGCCCGCGCCGCGTTGGTACGAGCGCAACGACACGCGCGTGCTCGACGCCCTGTTCGCGCAGCGCGTGCTGAAGGAGGAAGCTCCGTGA
- a CDS encoding TM2 domain-containing protein, giving the protein MSRDVRLFPHPVYAANRKSIRVAAALWLVLGGLGAHRFYLGRTLSGALQAMLFVLGWATLIIVIGGVALAAWFLWWLADLAMLPGMVRAHNGDLAAAIAAPDPARASFGQHRLAR; this is encoded by the coding sequence ATGAGTCGCGACGTCCGCTTGTTTCCGCACCCGGTCTATGCCGCCAATCGCAAGTCGATCCGGGTGGCAGCGGCGCTGTGGCTGGTGCTGGGCGGGCTCGGCGCGCATCGCTTCTACCTCGGGCGTACGCTGAGCGGCGCGCTGCAGGCGATGTTGTTCGTGCTCGGCTGGGCGACGCTGATCATCGTCATCGGCGGGGTCGCGCTGGCGGCGTGGTTCCTGTGGTGGCTGGCCGACCTGGCGATGCTGCCGGGCATGGTGCGCGCGCATAATGGTGACCTTGCCGCGGCGATCGCCGCGCCCGATCCGGCGCGCGCGTCGTTCGGGCAGCACCGGCTCGCCCGCTGA